The following are encoded together in the Lathyrus oleraceus cultivar Zhongwan6 chromosome 3, CAAS_Psat_ZW6_1.0, whole genome shotgun sequence genome:
- the LOC127131620 gene encoding uncharacterized protein LOC127131620 has product MKALQSHQKSYLYKRSKALEFVFLRVTPILQRIREVVYQISLSLPLANLYGVFHGSQLRRYIPDPSHVIQVDDVQVRDNMSVKASLIQIEDREVKQLHGKEISLVKVVWGGPAGGSMTWEHEK; this is encoded by the exons ATGAAAGCATTGCAGAGTCATCAGAAAAGTTACCTATACAAGAGGAGTAAAGCACTTGAGTTTGTGTTTTTGAGAGTTACGCCG ATTCTACAGAGGATAAGAGAGGTAGTATATCAGATTTCTTTGTCGTTGCCGCTTGCTAATCTTTATGGTGTGTTTCATGGatctcagttgaggagatatATTCCGGATCCGTCTCATGTGATTCAGGTGGATGACGTGCAAGTGAGAGATAACATGAGTGTTAAGGCATCACTAATACAGATAGAGGATCGAGAAGTGAAGCAGTTGCATGGTAAAGAAATTTCCTTAGTGAAGGTAGTTTGGGGTGGACCAGCTGGTGGGAGCATGACTTGGGAGCATGAGAAGTAG